Proteins encoded within one genomic window of Bacteroides sedimenti:
- the rpsC gene encoding 30S ribosomal protein S3: protein MGQKVNPISNRLGIIRGWDSNWYGGNNYGDSLLEDSKIRKYLNARLAKASVSRIVIERTLKLVTITVCTARPGIIIGKGGQEVDKLKEELKKITDKDIQINIFEVKRPELDAVIVANNIARQVEGKIAYRRAIKMAIANTMRMGAEGIKVQISGRLNGAEMARSEMYKEGRTPLHTFRADIDYCHAEALTKVGLLGIKVWICRGEIFGKKELAPNFTQSKEGGRGNAPGNTGGKNFKRKKNNR from the coding sequence ATGGGACAAAAAGTTAATCCAATAAGCAACCGTTTAGGAATTATCAGAGGATGGGATTCCAACTGGTATGGTGGAAATAATTATGGTGATTCTTTGCTGGAAGATAGCAAAATTCGTAAATATCTTAATGCAAGACTAGCTAAAGCCAGTGTATCAAGAATTGTTATAGAGCGTACACTTAAACTTGTGACAATAACCGTTTGTACGGCACGTCCAGGTATTATTATCGGAAAAGGTGGTCAAGAAGTTGATAAGCTGAAAGAAGAGTTGAAGAAGATCACCGACAAAGATATTCAAATCAATATCTTTGAAGTAAAAAGACCGGAGTTAGATGCAGTGATCGTTGCAAATAACATCGCTCGCCAGGTAGAAGGCAAGATCGCCTATCGCCGTGCTATCAAAATGGCAATCGCAAATACAATGCGTATGGGAGCAGAAGGTATCAAAGTGCAAATTTCAGGGCGTTTAAATGGAGCTGAAATGGCTCGTTCTGAAATGTATAAAGAAGGAAGAACTCCGTTACATACATTTAGAGCTGATATCGACTACTGTCATGCAGAAGCACTGACAAAAGTTGGTTTGCTTGGTATAAAGGTTTGGATCTGCAGAGGTGAAATTTTTGGCAAAAAAGAACTTGCTCCTAATTTTACTCAAAGCAAAGAAGGAGGCCGTGGTAATGCTCCTGGTAATACCGGCGGAAAAAACTTCAAAAGAAAGAAAAATAATCGCTAA
- the rplX gene encoding 50S ribosomal protein L24 — MSKLHIKKGDTVLVNAGEDKGKTGRVLKVLVKKGRAIVEGINLVSKSTKPNAKNPQGGIVKQEASVHISNLNLVDPKSGKATRVGRKLSSDGTLVRYSKKSGEEIK, encoded by the coding sequence ATGAGTAAATTACATATTAAAAAAGGCGATACAGTTTTAGTCAATGCTGGTGAAGATAAAGGCAAAACTGGCCGTGTGTTGAAAGTCCTCGTTAAAAAAGGACGTGCAATCGTTGAAGGCATCAATCTGGTATCTAAAAGTACTAAACCAAATGCTAAGAACCCTCAAGGTGGTATTGTAAAGCAGGAAGCTTCTGTACATATCTCTAACTTAAACCTTGTTGATCCAAAATCGGGTAAAGCAACACGCGTTGGGAGAAAATTAAGTTCTGATGGAACTTTAGTTCGTTATTCTAAAAAATCAGGAGAGGAGATTAAGTAA
- the rpmC gene encoding 50S ribosomal protein L29 has protein sequence MKIAEIREISTKELVERIEAEVVNYNQLVLNHSISPLDNPAQIKQLRRMVARMKSELRQRELNNK, from the coding sequence ATGAAAATTGCAGAAATTAGAGAAATTAGTACCAAAGAATTGGTAGAAAGAATTGAGGCAGAAGTTGTCAACTATAATCAATTGGTGCTGAACCATTCTATCTCCCCTTTGGATAATCCTGCACAGATAAAACAATTACGCAGGATGGTTGCGCGTATGAAATCAGAATTACGCCAGAGAGAACTTAACAATAAATAA
- the rplR gene encoding 50S ribosomal protein L18, whose product MTTKIERRIKIKYRVRNKISGTADRPRMTVFRSNKQIYVQLIDDLCGKTLAAASSLGLEDKVAKKEQATKVGELIAKKAQEAGITTVVFDRNGYLYHGRVKEVADAARNGGLKF is encoded by the coding sequence ATGACAACAAAAATAGAAAGACGAATTAAAATCAAATACAGAGTACGTAATAAGATCTCTGGTACAGCAGATCGTCCACGTATGACTGTATTTAGAAGTAACAAACAAATCTATGTTCAATTAATTGATGATTTGTGTGGTAAGACTTTAGCTGCTGCCTCTTCACTTGGTTTGGAAGATAAAGTTGCTAAGAAGGAACAGGCTACTAAAGTAGGTGAATTGATCGCTAAAAAAGCTCAAGAAGCAGGAATTACGACTGTTGTATTCGACCGTAATGGTTACTTGTATCATGGGAGAGTAAAAGAAGTGGCTGATGCTGCTCGTAACGGTGGACTTAAATTTTAA
- the rpsS gene encoding 30S ribosomal protein S19: MSRSLKKGPYINVKLETKVLAMNESGKKVVVKTWARASMISPDFVGHTIAVHNGNKFIPVYITENMVGHKLGEFSPTRTFRGHAGNKKR; this comes from the coding sequence ATGAGTCGTTCATTAAAAAAAGGTCCATACATTAATGTGAAGCTTGAAACAAAAGTACTTGCTATGAATGAGTCAGGCAAGAAAGTTGTTGTTAAGACTTGGGCCAGAGCTTCAATGATTTCGCCCGATTTTGTTGGGCATACTATTGCAGTTCACAACGGAAATAAATTTATTCCTGTTTACATTACCGAAAACATGGTTGGACATAAGTTGGGTGAATTTTCTCCAACTCGTACTTTCAGAGGTCATGCCGGTAACAAGAAACGTTAA
- the rpmD gene encoding 50S ribosomal protein L30: protein MSTIKIKQTKSRIGAPADQKRTLDALGLRKMNRVVEHEETPSILGMVEKVKHLVTIIK from the coding sequence ATGTCAACTATAAAGATCAAACAAACTAAAAGTAGAATTGGTGCTCCTGCTGATCAGAAAAGAACGCTGGATGCATTAGGACTTCGTAAAATGAATCGTGTGGTTGAGCACGAAGAGACTCCTTCAATTCTTGGTATGGTAGAAAAAGTTAAGCACTTGGTTACCATTATTAAGTAA
- the rplW gene encoding 50S ribosomal protein L23, giving the protein MGIIIKPLVTEKMTAVSEKLNRFGFIVRPEANKLEIKKAIEALYNVTVVDVNTIRYSGKNKSRYTKAGLISGRTNAYKKAVVTLKEGDTIDFYSNI; this is encoded by the coding sequence ATGGGAATTATTATTAAACCGTTGGTTACAGAAAAAATGACTGCAGTATCTGAAAAGTTAAATCGTTTCGGATTTATTGTGCGTCCTGAAGCTAATAAACTGGAAATTAAGAAAGCAATCGAGGCTTTATATAATGTTACAGTTGTAGATGTAAATACAATTCGTTACTCCGGTAAAAATAAAAGCCGTTACACTAAGGCTGGCTTGATCAGTGGTAGAACAAATGCATATAAAAAAGCAGTTGTAACGTTGAAAGAAGGAGATACTATTGATTTTTATAGCAATATTTAA
- the rpsQ gene encoding 30S ribosomal protein S17 — MEARNLRKERTGVVLSNKMDKTITVASKFKEKHPIYGKFVSKTKKYHAHDENNDCNIGDTVRISETRPLSKTKRWRLVEIIERAK; from the coding sequence ATGGAAGCTAGAAATTTAAGAAAAGAAAGAACTGGGGTCGTTCTGAGCAACAAAATGGATAAAACTATTACTGTTGCTTCTAAGTTTAAAGAAAAACACCCCATTTATGGTAAGTTCGTTAGTAAAACGAAAAAATACCATGCTCATGATGAGAACAATGATTGTAACATTGGTGACACTGTTAGAATTAGTGAAACTCGTCCTTTGAGCAAGACGAAGAGATGGAGATTAGTTGAAATAATCGAAAGAGCTAAGTAA
- the rplF gene encoding 50S ribosomal protein L6 encodes MSRIGKLPISIPAGVTVTLKDDVVTVKGPKGELSQYVNPLISVEVADGQIVLTRNSDDKQERAFHGLYRSLINNMVVGVSEGYKKELELVGVGYRASNNGNIIEFSLGYTHSIFLQLPSEVKVETKSERNKNPLVILESCDKQLLGQVCSKIRSFRKPEPYKGKGIKFVGEEIRRKSGKSAGAK; translated from the coding sequence ATGTCTAGAATAGGAAAATTACCCATTAGTATCCCTGCAGGAGTAACTGTTACTCTGAAAGATGATGTGGTTACCGTAAAAGGACCAAAGGGAGAGTTAAGTCAGTATGTAAATCCACTAATCAGCGTGGAAGTTGCTGATGGCCAGATTGTGTTAACTCGTAATAGCGATGATAAGCAAGAAAGAGCATTTCATGGTCTTTATCGTTCTTTGATTAACAATATGGTTGTTGGTGTTTCTGAAGGTTATAAAAAAGAGCTTGAGTTAGTCGGTGTTGGATACCGTGCTTCTAACAATGGAAATATTATTGAGTTTTCATTAGGTTATACTCACAGTATTTTCTTGCAGTTGCCTTCTGAAGTTAAAGTAGAGACAAAATCTGAAAGAAATAAGAATCCTCTTGTTATTTTAGAATCTTGTGACAAACAGTTACTAGGTCAAGTTTGTTCAAAAATACGTTCTTTCCGTAAGCCAGAACCATATAAAGGTAAAGGTATTAAATTTGTTGGAGAAGAAATTCGCAGAAAATCGGGCAAATCAGCCGGTGCTAAGTAA
- the rplN gene encoding 50S ribosomal protein L14 — MIQSESRLTVCDNSGAKEVLCIRVLGGTKRRYASVGDVIVVSVKSVIPASDVKKGAVPKALIVRTKKEIRRADGSYIRFDDNACVLLNNAGEIRGSRIFGPVARELRATNMKVVSLAPEVL, encoded by the coding sequence ATGATACAATCAGAATCCAGACTTACAGTTTGCGACAACAGTGGAGCTAAAGAGGTTTTGTGCATCCGTGTGTTGGGTGGTACAAAACGTCGTTATGCTTCTGTTGGGGATGTTATTGTAGTCTCAGTAAAAAGCGTTATCCCCGCAAGTGATGTTAAAAAAGGTGCAGTGCCCAAAGCTTTGATCGTTCGTACGAAAAAGGAAATCCGTCGTGCTGATGGTTCGTACATTCGTTTTGATGATAATGCTTGTGTTTTATTAAATAATGCAGGTGAAATTAGGGGAAGTCGAATCTTTGGTCCGGTTGCGAGAGAACTTCGTGCTACAAACATGAAGGTAGTTTCATTAGCACCAGAGGTACTTTAA
- the rplP gene encoding 50S ribosomal protein L16, translating to MLQPKKTKFRRQQKGRMKGNAQRGNQLAFGSFGIKALQNKWITGRQIEAARIAVTRYMQRQGQIWIRIFPDKPITKKPAEVRMGKGKGSPEGFVAPVTPGRIMIEVEGVSYEIAKEALRLAAQKLPVTTKFIVRRDYDTQNQNA from the coding sequence ATGTTACAACCGAAAAAGACAAAATTCAGAAGACAACAAAAAGGTCGCATGAAGGGTAATGCCCAAAGAGGCAACCAGCTCGCCTTTGGTTCTTTTGGTATCAAAGCTTTGCAGAACAAATGGATTACTGGTAGACAAATTGAAGCTGCCCGTATTGCTGTTACAAGATATATGCAACGTCAAGGCCAGATTTGGATTAGAATTTTCCCAGACAAACCAATTACTAAGAAACCAGCAGAAGTGCGTATGGGTAAAGGTAAAGGTAGTCCGGAAGGTTTCGTGGCTCCAGTTACTCCTGGTAGAATTATGATTGAAGTAGAAGGTGTGTCTTATGAAATCGCAAAAGAAGCTTTGCGCTTAGCAGCTCAAAAGCTTCCGGTTACTACTAAGTTTATAGTAAGACGTGATTATGACACTCAAAATCAAAATGCATAA
- the rplV gene encoding 50S ribosomal protein L22, whose amino-acid sequence MGARKKISADKRKEALKTMYFAKLQNVPTSPRKMRLVADMIRGMEVNRALGVLKFSSKEASARVEKLLRSAIANWEQKNERKAESGELFVTKIFVDCGATLKRMRPAPQGRGYRIRKRSNHVTLFVDSKSINDVQN is encoded by the coding sequence ATGGGAGCAAGAAAAAAAATATCGGCTGATAAAAGAAAAGAAGCCCTTAAAACCATGTATTTTGCTAAATTGCAAAATGTTCCTACTTCACCGCGTAAGATGCGTCTCGTGGCTGACATGATCCGCGGTATGGAGGTGAATAGAGCACTTGGTGTTTTGAAGTTTTCTTCTAAAGAAGCTTCTGCCAGAGTGGAGAAATTATTGCGCTCTGCAATTGCTAACTGGGAACAGAAAAACGAACGTAAAGCTGAAAGCGGCGAATTATTTGTAACAAAGATTTTTGTTGATTGTGGTGCTACATTGAAAAGAATGAGACCAGCACCTCAGGGAAGAGGATACAGAATTCGTAAACGCTCAAATCATGTGACTTTGTTCGTTGATTCTAAGAGTATTAATGATGTTCAAAATTAA
- the secY gene encoding preprotein translocase subunit SecY, giving the protein MRKAIETLKNIWKIEDLRQRILITILFVAIYRFGSYVVLPGINPGMLTQLHKQTSEGLLALLNMFSGGAFSNASIFALGIMPYISASIVIQLLAIAVPYFQKLQREGESGRIKINQYTRYLTIAILLFQAPSYLMNLKAQAGPSLNPAINWTLFMATSTIILAAGSMFILWLGERITDKGIGNGVSLIIMVGIIARLPKALSQEVVSRTTDTGAGGLIMFLFEIAFLLIVIAGAILLVQGTRKVPVQYAKRIVGNKQYGGARQYIPLKVNAANVMPIIFAQAIMFIPVAIIGYSKIEGASGVARALTDHTGFWYNFIFAVMIILFTYFYTAITINPTQMAEDMKRNNGFIPGIKPGKKTAEYIDEIMSRITLPGSLFLALVAIMPAFAGVFGVKAEFAQFFGGTSLLILVGVVLDTLQQVESHLLMRHYDGLLKSGRIKGRAGSVAAY; this is encoded by the coding sequence ATGAGAAAAGCTATTGAAACATTAAAGAATATATGGAAGATTGAGGATCTGAGACAACGGATCCTCATCACTATATTATTTGTTGCGATTTACCGATTTGGTTCTTATGTGGTTTTACCAGGCATTAATCCTGGGATGTTAACTCAATTGCATAAACAAACTAGTGAAGGTCTTTTAGCCTTGTTGAATATGTTCTCAGGAGGAGCATTTTCTAATGCTTCTATATTTGCTTTGGGTATTATGCCTTATATTTCTGCTTCCATTGTTATTCAACTTTTAGCAATCGCAGTTCCTTATTTTCAGAAACTGCAACGTGAAGGAGAAAGTGGTAGAATAAAGATCAACCAATATACACGTTATCTGACTATAGCGATTTTATTGTTTCAGGCTCCTTCTTATTTAATGAACTTGAAAGCTCAGGCTGGCCCTTCTTTGAATCCTGCAATAAACTGGACCTTATTCATGGCTACTTCCACAATCATTTTGGCTGCCGGAAGTATGTTCATATTATGGCTTGGTGAAAGGATTACTGATAAAGGGATTGGCAATGGTGTTTCATTAATAATCATGGTTGGTATCATCGCACGTCTTCCAAAAGCTTTGTCTCAGGAAGTAGTTTCACGTACAACTGACACTGGTGCAGGTGGTCTTATTATGTTTTTATTTGAAATAGCATTCTTGCTAATTGTCATAGCTGGTGCCATCCTTTTGGTGCAGGGGACAAGAAAAGTTCCTGTGCAATATGCTAAGAGAATAGTTGGTAATAAACAGTATGGCGGCGCAAGACAGTATATTCCATTAAAAGTTAATGCTGCAAACGTAATGCCTATCATTTTTGCTCAGGCTATTATGTTTATCCCGGTAGCAATTATCGGTTATTCAAAAATAGAAGGCGCAAGCGGTGTCGCTCGTGCGTTAACAGATCATACTGGATTTTGGTATAATTTTATTTTTGCTGTGATGATTATTCTTTTCACATATTTCTATACAGCAATAACAATTAATCCAACCCAGATGGCTGAGGATATGAAAAGAAATAATGGTTTCATACCAGGAATTAAACCAGGTAAGAAAACTGCAGAGTATATTGACGAGATCATGTCTCGGATAACATTACCTGGTTCTTTGTTCCTCGCACTTGTTGCTATTATGCCTGCTTTTGCCGGTGTTTTTGGTGTTAAAGCTGAATTTGCTCAGTTCTTTGGTGGTACTTCATTATTAATTCTTGTGGGAGTTGTTCTTGATACTCTTCAACAAGTTGAGAGTCATCTTTTAATGAGACACTACGATGGATTACTGAAATCCGGGAGAATTAAAGGGCGTGCAGGTAGCGTTGCAGCTTATTAA
- the rplD gene encoding 50S ribosomal protein L4, producing the protein MEVNVYNIKGEDTGRKVTLNESIFGIEPNDHAIYLDVKQFMANQRQGTHKSKERSELSGSTRKLKKQKGTGGARSGDINSPVFVGGARVFGPKPRDYYFKLNKKVKSLARKSALSYKAQDNAIIVVEDFAFEAPKTKDFVALINNLKVSDKKLLLVLSEPNKNVYLSARNVERANVLTVSGLNTYNVLNSGALVLTESSLSAIDDILMKKEA; encoded by the coding sequence ATGGAAGTTAACGTATATAACATTAAAGGTGAAGACACTGGAAGAAAGGTTACGTTAAATGAATCAATCTTCGGAATTGAGCCTAACGACCACGCTATCTATTTGGATGTAAAGCAATTTATGGCAAATCAGCGTCAGGGAACTCACAAATCTAAAGAAAGAAGTGAACTTTCAGGAAGTACTAGAAAGTTGAAAAAACAAAAAGGTACTGGTGGAGCTCGTTCAGGTGATATCAATTCTCCAGTATTCGTTGGAGGTGCAAGAGTTTTTGGTCCTAAACCAAGAGATTACTATTTTAAACTGAATAAAAAAGTTAAGTCATTAGCAAGAAAATCAGCTTTATCATACAAGGCTCAAGATAACGCTATTATCGTTGTTGAGGATTTCGCTTTTGAAGCACCTAAGACTAAGGATTTTGTAGCATTGATAAATAATCTTAAAGTTTCTGATAAAAAATTACTTTTGGTATTATCAGAACCAAATAAAAACGTATATTTGTCGGCTCGTAATGTTGAGAGAGCTAATGTATTAACTGTATCTGGATTAAATACTTACAATGTATTGAATTCGGGTGCATTAGTGCTTACTGAAAGTTCTCTTTCGGCTATCGACGATATCTTAATGAAAAAGGAGGCTTAA
- the rplO gene encoding 50S ribosomal protein L15, translating into MNLSNLKPAVGATKTRKRVGRGSGSGLGGTSTRGHKGAKSRSGYSRKIGFEGGQMPLQRRVPKFGFKNINRVEYKAINLDTLQKLAEAKNLTKIGINDFIEAGFISSNQLVKILGNGSLTNKIDVEANAFSKSAVAAIESLGGNAVKL; encoded by the coding sequence ATGAACTTAAGTAATTTGAAACCTGCAGTAGGGGCTACCAAAACAAGAAAAAGAGTCGGACGTGGCTCTGGATCAGGCTTAGGTGGAACTTCCACTAGAGGTCACAAAGGAGCAAAATCTAGATCTGGATACTCAAGAAAGATCGGATTTGAAGGTGGTCAGATGCCACTCCAACGTCGTGTTCCGAAGTTTGGTTTTAAGAATATAAACAGAGTAGAATATAAAGCTATAAATCTTGATACTTTGCAAAAGTTGGCTGAAGCCAAGAATTTAACAAAGATTGGAATCAATGACTTTATTGAAGCTGGCTTTATTTCTTCTAACCAGTTAGTGAAGATTTTGGGCAACGGTAGTTTAACCAACAAGATTGATGTTGAAGCAAATGCTTTCTCAAAATCTGCTGTTGCAGCTATCGAGTCTTTAGGTGGAAATGCTGTAAAACTCTGA
- the rplB gene encoding 50S ribosomal protein L2 — protein sequence MAVRKFKPTTPGQRHKIIGTYEEITASVPEKSLVFGKFSSGGRNNQGKMTMRYIGGGHKKKFRVIDFKRNKDGVPAVVKTIEYDPNRSARIALLFYADGEKRYIIAPNGLQVGNTLMSGETAAPEIGNALPLQNIPVGTVIHNIELRPGQGAALVRSAGNFAQLTSREGKYCVIKLPSGEVRQILSTCKATIGSVGNSDHGLERSGKAGRSRWLGRRPRNRGVVMNPVDHPMGGGEGRASGGHPRSRKGLYAKGLKTRAPKKQSSKYIIERRKK from the coding sequence ATGGCAGTACGTAAATTTAAGCCCACAACACCGGGGCAAAGACATAAAATTATTGGTACTTATGAGGAGATAACTGCATCAGTACCAGAAAAATCTCTTGTTTTTGGTAAGTTTTCTTCTGGTGGTCGTAACAACCAGGGTAAGATGACTATGCGCTATATTGGTGGCGGTCATAAAAAGAAATTCAGAGTTATCGATTTCAAGAGAAATAAAGACGGTGTTCCGGCAGTAGTTAAGACAATTGAATATGATCCGAATCGTTCGGCTCGTATTGCTTTATTGTTCTACGCTGATGGTGAAAAAAGATATATTATTGCTCCCAACGGATTACAAGTAGGTAACACTCTTATGTCAGGTGAAACTGCAGCGCCAGAGATTGGTAATGCACTTCCTCTACAGAATATTCCTGTGGGTACTGTAATTCACAACATTGAATTACGTCCGGGACAAGGCGCTGCTTTAGTTAGATCAGCAGGTAATTTTGCTCAGTTAACTTCTAGAGAAGGGAAGTATTGTGTTATTAAATTGCCTTCTGGAGAAGTAAGACAAATTCTCAGTACCTGCAAAGCTACAATTGGTAGCGTTGGTAATTCAGATCATGGATTGGAACGTTCTGGTAAAGCTGGTCGTTCTAGATGGCTAGGTCGTCGTCCACGCAACCGTGGTGTTGTTATGAACCCGGTTGATCACCCAATGGGTGGTGGTGAAGGACGCGCTTCCGGAGGTCACCCAAGATCTCGCAAGGGATTGTACGCTAAGGGCTTGAAAACAAGAGCACCAAAGAAACAATCTTCTAAGTATATTATAGAGAGAAGAAAAAAGTAA
- the rpsE gene encoding 30S ribosomal protein S5, translating to MAGISNRFKISSDIELKDRLVAINRVTKVTKGGRTFSFSAIVVVGNEDGVIGWGLGKAGEVTAAIAKGVESAKKNLIKVPVFKGTIPHEQTARFGGAEVFIKPATHGTGVVAGGAMRAVLESVGITDVLAKSKGSSNPHNLVKATIVALSELRDARMVAQNRGISMDKVFRG from the coding sequence ATGGCAGGAATAAGTAATAGATTCAAAATATCTAGCGATATAGAGCTTAAAGACAGATTGGTTGCTATTAACCGTGTTACAAAGGTAACAAAGGGGGGTAGAACATTCAGTTTTTCTGCTATAGTAGTTGTTGGAAATGAAGATGGTGTTATTGGTTGGGGACTTGGTAAAGCTGGTGAAGTAACTGCGGCAATTGCTAAAGGTGTTGAGTCTGCTAAGAAGAACCTGATCAAAGTGCCTGTATTCAAAGGAACCATTCCTCATGAACAGACTGCAAGATTTGGTGGAGCCGAAGTATTCATCAAACCAGCTACTCATGGTACAGGTGTTGTTGCCGGTGGTGCAATGCGTGCTGTTCTTGAAAGTGTTGGTATAACTGATGTTTTGGCAAAATCAAAGGGTTCTTCAAATCCTCATAACCTTGTAAAAGCAACAATTGTAGCTTTAAGTGAGTTGAGAGATGCAAGAATGGTTGCACAAAACAGAGGTATTAGTATGGACAAAGTATTTAGAGGATAA
- the rplE gene encoding 50S ribosomal protein L5, whose amino-acid sequence MSNTASLKKEYAERIAPALKEQFQYSSSMQVPVLKKIVINQGLGSAVADKKIIEVAINEMTTITGQKAVATISRKDIANFKLRKKMPIGVMVTLRRERMYEFLEKLVRVALPRIRDFKGIESKFDGKGNYTLGIQEQIIFPEINIDSITKILGMNITFVTSAQSDEEGYALLKEFGLPFKNAKKD is encoded by the coding sequence ATGAGTAATACTGCTAGCCTTAAGAAAGAATATGCAGAGCGTATTGCGCCTGCATTGAAGGAACAATTTCAATATAGTTCATCTATGCAAGTTCCGGTCCTAAAGAAGATTGTTATCAATCAAGGTTTGGGATCTGCTGTTGCTGATAAAAAGATTATTGAAGTTGCTATTAACGAGATGACAACGATTACAGGTCAAAAAGCCGTTGCTACTATTTCTCGGAAGGATATTGCAAACTTTAAATTACGTAAAAAAATGCCTATCGGTGTGATGGTAACTTTACGTCGAGAAAGAATGTATGAATTCCTTGAAAAACTAGTTCGCGTTGCATTGCCTCGTATTCGTGACTTTAAAGGTATTGAAAGCAAGTTTGACGGTAAAGGTAACTATACGTTAGGAATTCAGGAACAAATCATTTTCCCTGAAATAAATATCGATAGTATTACTAAAATTCTCGGAATGAATATTACCTTTGTAACATCTGCACAATCAGATGAAGAAGGGTATGCTTTATTAAAAGAATTTGGTTTACCTTTTAAAAACGCTAAAAAAGACTAA
- the rpsN gene encoding 30S ribosomal protein S14 — translation MAKESMKAREVKRAKLVAKYAEKRAQLKKDGDYDALQALPKNASPVRLHNRCKLTGRPKGYIRQFGISRIQFREMASNGLIPGVKKASW, via the coding sequence ATGGCAAAAGAATCAATGAAAGCTCGCGAAGTTAAGCGAGCAAAACTTGTAGCCAAATATGCCGAAAAAAGAGCTCAGTTGAAGAAAGACGGTGATTACGACGCATTGCAGGCTCTGCCTAAAAATGCGTCACCTGTACGTTTGCACAATCGCTGCAAATTAACAGGTCGTCCAAAAGGGTATATTCGTCAGTTTGGAATTTCAAGAATTCAATTCCGCGAAATGGCTTCTAATGGCCTTATTCCTGGAGTTAAAAAAGCAAGCTGGTAA
- the rpsH gene encoding 30S ribosomal protein S8 encodes MTDPIADYLTRLRNAISAKHRVVEIPASNLKKEITKILFEKGYILNYKFVEDGPQGTIKVALKYDSVNKVNAIKKLVRISSPGLRKYTGYKDMPRVINGLGIAIISTSKGVMTNKEAAELKIGGEVLCYVY; translated from the coding sequence ATGACTGATCCAATAGCAGATTATCTAACGAGGTTGAGAAATGCAATTAGTGCAAAGCACAGAGTTGTTGAAATTCCTGCCTCTAACCTTAAAAAGGAAATTACAAAAATCCTTTTTGAGAAAGGCTACATTCTTAACTATAAGTTTGTAGAAGATGGACCTCAAGGCACTATTAAGGTAGCCTTGAAGTATGATTCCGTTAACAAAGTAAACGCGATCAAGAAACTGGTAAGAATATCTTCTCCAGGTTTACGTAAGTATACCGGATACAAAGATATGCCACGTGTTATTAATGGTTTGGGTATTGCTATAATATCTACTTCCAAAGGTGTAATGACAAACAAAGAAGCTGCTGAATTAAAAATTGGCGGTGAAGTCTTGTGTTATGTATATTAA